The Mycosarcoma maydis chromosome 6, whole genome shotgun sequence genomic sequence CACGACGAGATTCCGTTTGGCGGCGAGGCGGCGACGCTTGCTCGTTCCCAGGACTTGATGCTGGCGGGCGACGAGGAGATTTTGCTTCCGGACCGGCTCGCCCGTCATCTCGAGGAGACTCAGGGTGTAGAGCAAGTCGTTGACCCAGCCGCTAGCATTCCCAAGAGCATGATGGATGACTACAAGCGTGCTCTAGGCCGCaaccgagatcgacgcgGATCGACGACAAGTAGATCGCAACACTCGGTATCTagatcgagcttgtttcgACGAGGCAGCAATCTCTCGTCGCCGTCTGCACAGGGTTTTGCAGGAGGAGCTTCATTGCTGCAGGTGCCTTCGCACGGGTCGTTCTGTAGTAGCGACGGAAGCCAAGCGGCGGCAAGTGCCACCCAAATGCGATCATCTCAACGACCTGGCACAGGTGACTCGGAACCTCTGGCTAGCGTGGACGAGGGCGGCGTTGTGGTTCCTCGCcgcagctcgagtcgcgATAGGCGCAGCAGGGATGCTCGAGCCGGCGGTGGTGAAGAGGGAGGCGAAGCTTAcgagcatgttgagcaaggtggtggtggcggtggtgtTGCCGAGCAAACGACCGATCTGACGCCAGCCAAGCGACGCGAAGCGACCTTGAGCGGCGTGAAGCGCAACATGTCACGCAGAACCTACCGACGTGATGCGTCTGGCGCACTGAGTCGAGTGAGTGGCATCTCGGGGGAAACGGCGCAGAAGACGGTTACGCTTCAAGCAGCGCTGCGAGCCGAAGCAttggaggaggagagaCGATTGACACTGAAGGAACGGCTCGTAGCGTCCAAGATacgcaagaagcgcaacgTAAAACGTGATGGATCTGGCCATCTGGCAGGGTTAGAGGAGATGAATGcggacgaggaagacgacgacgaggaagaaggcgcGACAAGCCGTAGAGCGGCCAACAGGAGCAAGATCATGGAACGCTACGAAGCGCAGCACCGGCGAcgtgaagcgcaagcgagcgagtTTGGACAGCTGACGCCTCGCAAAGAAGGAGGGATGCGACGCGACGTTTCGCAGGGCTCACAGCTCGGTGGCGAGGTCTCGCAGAGTGGACTCGATAGGAGCGCTAGTGTGGCCAGCGGGTTCGGAGCACGACGGCTTCGATCGGCTGCGCTAGGCGTGCTGAGTCTAACTCGATCGCCCCGGCTAGGTCAGGATGGACCGCTGACAATCGTCACGTCGGTGCCCATGCAGGAGCTTCGAGGGGGACGGCCCACCACGCGCGGTAGTAGCAGGATGGATGCAGAGAGCCAAGCGAGTGCAAGCAGGCAGGGtgtggcggcggcgacaGCAAGCAACGAGGATCAGCGACCGCAGATGGTCGAGGCGAGCAGTACGGAGCCGGTGTTGCGAGCCGAAGCAAGCCGCACCTCTGCGCTGGAAGAAAGCGTCATCTCAGGGGGACAAGGTGGCAGCTAAGAAGTTTTTAGAGACATACGCATCAATGTGATAGAGATGATCGTTTCATGATGATACCCCTACACTATCACAAACGTTACTTTGACGCAACGAAACCACCAACGCTACGACGCAATTACTGATGCAAACCATGAATATCGTTAGGACTCGCTCGGTTGTGCTGTTTGACTGCTCATCGTTGGTCGGAGAGATGCTGGTAGAAGCGTAACAAGCCAAGTCCACGGAGCAACGCGAGGAGATGTCCAGACAAGCACCGAGGCTGGGAGAAAAGAGGTaggcgagcaagcgtcgAGTGATACGTGTCTTGGCGTTGTGCGTCGGGCGAGGGAGagagagtcacagagttgGGGCGAGGTTGACCCAACGCAAGTCCGtgggaatcgtgaatatgaatcaccaatcaccaatcaccactcgtgaatcggtGAGAGAACCAAGCTGAGTCGAGCCGCACGGAGAGAGTTCCGACGGAACTTTTGTAGGTTCCTTTTTTGGCGGATGCGTTGTGCGTCGTGCTTggtgcattcacgattcacgattcagcaAACTCGAATGATATGACCCTTGAAGCAATCAGATCTCGTCTGCTCCGCGGATCAAGTCTCAATCGCCTGAAACCGGCGTGTCGGCCAACCCACTCAAGACTCtgctctcgtgtctgtctACTTTGCGCTGCCGTGCTAGATTGCATCtattcgtgcttgttgttTTGTTTGGCCAAAATCGAACCATCTTGCTCGGTCTCTGTTGCCccctctctccctctctccctctctccctctctccctctctccctctctcccTTTCTCGTTCTCTTTCTTAGAGCGGTGCACAAATTTGGGGTCTCGGTTGCATTCGAGGAACTTctgaattgtgaatcaagcattcgtgattgtagTAATAATGTGGGCGTGGTGTGCGTCTGACACGTGCGAGTCAGGCGAAAGATCGACCGACAAAACTCCAACCAGTTCCCACGGAATACTGCACAGGTGAGCGTCGGCTCGTAAGTGTTTCAGTGCAGTGCAGTGCAGTGCAGTTGcagtgcagcagcattaAAATACAAACGTCAAACTTAGGTCAAACTTGGTTCGTAATTATTGATAAATTCATCAATACAACATTGTGTAATTCGTGATACAAATTGGCTGGTTCACGCTTGCCGGGCTAAACTATTTTGCCGATGCGCGCTGCGTTGGATCCGTTAAACTGACGTTACGTATTTATCAATATTCAAGCAAACCGAATTTGGGTGGGATCTGTGCGAGCCGACGTCGACTTCCGCGAGCCAGACAAGCGGCGTGGATCAGTGTGAAAGCCGAGTCGCATCAAAACAGCAGCATGTACGATTCTGATCATGGATTGATTGGCATTAGCAatgacattcacgaatggcCAAGGCGAAGCGGTCCGACGTGGCGCGTCGTTAGCGGGGTTTCAACGCCATCTCCGAGGAACAAAGCCAGGTTCGGCAGTCGATACCCGTCGCCTTTGTTCGCAAACGTGGCGGGTGGCGGGTGGTTTGTTTGCTAGTCGGCCACTGGTCACGACTCACGCCAACTCACGAGGGCCAGTCTCAGAATGGTACGATTGTGTTGATTCCACGAACCACACCCATTTTTAGCTTTGCGCATCTTCGCTGTCTCTGGCGTGTGTGTCGCTTCGCTCGCGTTGATCGCTGTAGATGCACATATCCTGTTCCGCGGACCAAAAGCGTTGGCGCCGGATGCCGACTCGGTGCCTGTAGAGTGAGTGAGGAGTATATATGCTGCGCCTCCTTGGGCTTTTCTGGGCCTCCCCCTCTGTGTGCGCGAGTGTTAGCGTTTTCCCATCGCTTGTCCTTTCGTTGTTTCCCGCTGCCCACCATCCCATTGCGCCGCTGATCTACAGACAGGTGCACGCCGTTGTCCCACATTTCTGGCATCCCGCCACAAGCGCTTTTTCGCCCATCATGGCTGCTGTGGGCCCCACCGCGCTTGGCAACGCCAGCGGCGCCGACAGCTACATTGCGTCGCAACAAACCGTTCATCGCGACGAGACGCTTCCGCACACCGCTGCGCAATCAGAGACCAACTCGGCCGAAGCGTCTTCGGACCATCACGTCGATGTTGGCTCGGCCGAGCGCCAGTTTAACGAGCTCTCGCGTCAACTCTCGTCCAAGTATGCCAAAGACTCGGATGTGGAAAAGCACCAACCGTTCGACCTGAGGAACTGGCTCTCCGGTACCTTGGAGCAGGCCGATCAGATGGGCAACAAACGCAAGAGCCTTGGTGTCTCGTGGTCCGATCTGCGCGTCATCGGTACGGCAAGTCGAGACTTTAATGTACCTACGATTCCGTCCATGGCGCTGTTCGAGATCATTGGTCCTATCTTTAGCATTTTGAAGCTCTTCGGTATCGACCCGGCAAAGAGCAAGACCAGAGACCTGCTCCAAGCGTTTGACGGCTGCGCCAAACCGGGCGAGATGGTGCTCGTGATTGGGCGTCCCAACTCGGGATGCTCCACGTTTCTCAAGACGATCGCTAATAAGCGCAACGGCTTTATCGATACCAAGGGACAAGTGCTCTATGGTGGCATCGGTGCTGACGAGATGGCCAAACGCTATCTCGGCGAAGTCGTCTACTCGGAGGAAGACGATCAGCACCATGCTACGCTCACGGTTGCACGTACAATCGACTTTGCGCTTCGCCTCAAGGCGCATGCCAAGATGCTCCCCGATCACACCAAAAAAACGTACCGCAAGATGATCCGCGATACCTTCCTCAAGATGGTCAACATCGAACACACAAAGCACACACTCGTTGGAAGTGCCACGGTTCGAGGTGTCTCGGGAGGCGAACGCAAGCGCGTTTCCATCCTCGAGGGCCTCGCTTCCGGCGCCAGCGTGTTTTCCTGGGACAACTCGACGCGTGGCTTAGACGCTAGTACCGCGCTTGACTATGTCAAGAGCATGCGCGTTCTCACCGACCTATTGGAAGCCACCATGTTTGTCTCGCTCTACCAGGCTTCCGAGGGCATTTGGGAGCAGTTTGACAAGGTGCTCGTCATCGATCAAGGTCGTTGCGTCTACTTTGGTCCCAGAACCGAGGCGAGGCAGTACTTTATCGACCTCGGTTTCGCTGACCGTCCACGACAGACGTCGGCCGACTATATCACCGGTTGCACCGACAAGTACGAACGCATCTTCCAAGACGGTCGCGACGAATCCAACGTGCCCAGCACGCccgaggcgctcgaggccGCCTACCGAGCATCGCGCTTCTACACGCAGGCCATCCAGGAACGTGAAGCATTCAACCAGATCGCCACTGCCGACGCAAAGGCTACGCACGACTTTAGACAGGCGGTTGTCGATGCCAAACACCGCGGTGTGCGTACCAAGTCGCAGTACACGGTTTCGTACTTTGCCCAGGTGCAGGCTCTCTGGCTGCGtcagatgcagatgatcCTCGGCGACAAGTTTGACATTTTCATGTCCTACGTTACCGCCATCGTCGTGGCACTGCTGTCCGGAGGTATCTTTTTCAACCTCcccaccacctcggccgGCGTGTTTACCCGAGGCGGTTGCTTGTTCatcctgctgctcttcaACTCGCTCAGTGCGTTTGCCGAACTGCCAACGCAGATGATGGGTCGACCGATCCTGGCTCGGCAGACCAGCTTTGCCTTCTACCGCCCTTCCGCCTTGACGCtggcgcagctgctggcggATCTGCCGTTTGGCGTTCCGCGAGCTACGCTGTTTGTCATTATCCTCTACTTTATGGCTGGGCTCGATCGGAGCGCTTCGGCGTTTTTCACGGCGTGGTTCATCGTGCTGATCGCGTACTACGCTTTCCGTGCACTGTTCAGCTTCTTTGGTGCAATTACGACCAACTTCTACTCGGCGGCGCGATTGGCAGCTATCGTCATGTCCATGCTTGTCCTCTGGGCGGGCTACGTGATTCCGCAGGCGGCGATGCGAAGATGGCTCTTCTGGATCTCGTATATCAATCCCGTCTTTTACGCCTTTGAGGCTTTGATGATCAACGAGTTCAAGCGCATTACGTTTACCTGCGAAGGTGCACAGATCATCCCTTCCGGCCCTGGCTACCCAACCCAACTGACGGCCAACCAGATTTGCACGCTCGCCGGTGCTACGCCTGGATCCGATCAGATCGCCGGCATCGCCTACCTGACGGCGAGCTTCGGCTACCAGGAGAGCCACCTGTGGCGCAACGTGGGCATCCTGATCGCGTTTCTGGTCGGCTTTGTCGCCATCACTGCTCTGGTGGTGGAAAAGATGGATCAGGGCGCGTTTGCTTCTGCGTTAGTAGTCAAGAAACCTCCGAGCAAGCAGGAGAAGGAGCTCAACCAGAAgctccaagatcgacgtTCCGGTGCCACCGAGAAGACcgaggccaagctcgaagtGTACGGCCAGGCGTTTACGTGGTCCAATCTCGAGTACACGGTGCCGGTACAGGGCGGGCAGCGCAAGTTACTCGACAAGGTGTTCGGGTACGTCAAGCCCGGTCAGATGACGGCGTTGATGGGATCGAGTGGTGCAGGCAAGACGACATTGCTCGACGTTTTGGCGGATCGAAAAACGACCGGTGTGATCGGCGGCGAGCGGCTGATCGAGGGCAAACCGATCAATGTGTCGTTCCAGCGTCAGTGTGGTTATGCCGAGCAGCAGGATATTCACGAACCCATGTGCAGCGTCCGCGAGGCGCTACGTTTCTCGGCATACCTGCGACAGAGCCACGACATTGCGCAAGCCGACAAGGACCAGTACGTTGAGGACATTatcgagctcctcgaaaTGCACGACATCGCCGACGCCATCATTGGCTATCCTGGATTTGGACTCGGCGTTGGTGACCGCAAGCGTGTGACGATTGGTGTCGAGTTGGCGGCGAAACCTTCGATGCTGCTCTTTCTGGACGAACCCACGTCGGGCCTCGACGGACAGTCGGCGTTCACCATCTGTCGACTCCTgcgcaagctcgccgatAACGGCCAGACCATCCTGTGCACCATCCACCAACCttcggcgctgctgttcgAGACGTTTGACCGActgctcctgctcgagcgaggTGGCAAGACCGTCTACTCGGGACCCATCGGCAAGGACGGCAGGCATGTGATCGAATACTTTGCGGCGCGCGGAGCGCAGTGCCCGCCCGGTGTGAATCCGGCCGAGTACATGCTCGACGCGATCGGAGCCGGTAGCCAGCCTCGTGTGGGCGAGCGTGACTGGGCCGACTGGTACCTGGAGTCGGACTACCATCAGGACAACCTGCGCATGATCGAACAAATCAATCGCGACGGAGCGGCAAAGCCCAAGAGCGAGGAGCGCCAGAGCGAGTATGCGGCGCCGTGGCTGTACCAGTtcaaggtggtgctgcGCCGCACCATGCTGAGCACGTGGCGTCAACCTTCGTACCAGTACACGCGCTTCTTCCAGCATCTCGCGTTCGCATTGCTTACCGGGCTGCTGTTCCTGCAACTGGGCAACAACGTGGCAGCGCTACAGTACCGTCTGTTTGTCATCTTTATGCTGGCCATCATTCCGGCGATCATCATGGCACAGATCATGCCGTTCTGGATCATGTCGAGGTCCATCTGGATTCGTGAAGAGACGTCCAAGACGTTTGCCGGCACCGTGTTTGCTGCAACGCAGCTCATCTCCGAGGTGCCGTACGCGCTGGTGTGCGGTACGGTGTTTTTCGTGCTCATCTACTATCTGACGGGCTTCAACACGGACTCGAACCGAGCGGCCTACTTTTGGGTCATGACGTTCCTGCTCGAGATGTTTGCGATTTCGATCGGAACGATGATTGCGTCGTTTTCCAAGTCGGCCTACTTTGCGTCGCTATTCGTGCCGTTTTTGACAATCGTACTCAACCTGACGTGTGGTATTCTTTCGCCACCGCAGAGCATGTCCAGTTCGTTGTACAGCAAGTTTTTGTACAACGTCAACCCGATTCGGTTTACCATTTCGCCGCTGATCGCCAACGAGCTGTACGGCCTCGACGTGCACTGTGCCGCCAACGAGTATTCGCACTTCAACCCGCCTGCCAACCAGACATGCCAGCAGTGGGCCGGCATGTACATTGCTCGAATCGGCGGCTACCTCGCCAACCCGCAAGCCACCTCGGACTGCATGTACTGCACCTACCTCAACGGCCAACAGTTCTACACGCCGTTCGGTATCAGCTTCTCCGAACGCGCCCGCGACGCCGGCATCCTGATCGGCTTTATTGCCTTTAACTGCATCGCCACGATCGTCTTTACCAAGCTGTTTCGCTTTAGCAACCGTTAATTTAGCTGGACACTGTACTCGCGCTCCATCCGTTCTTGTACCTCGCTGTATATGCAATGCAATTCGACATGCTCTGCATGATTTCTGCGATCGTGATGAAACGCTCGCATCGCATGTTGCGTTGCACGGTGCACGTTGGCCGTTGGAGGAAAAAAATGCCAGACGCGAGATGTGAggtaatcacgaattgcgTGCTCTGCGCAGAGGCGTGTGATTTTGGCTTGACTCTGGACCACCACGACCCGGACGCGGCTGCTGGCTATGAGCGACTAGAAGAGACGACGACTTGCTGTACATGAGTGACTCCGCGATGTGTTTGGACAAGTGTCGTGTGGACCGAGGATCAACGTCAACGTCCATGTCAacaccaacgccaacgccgacgcAAATGCCGATGCGGATGGATTCAgcggccaagctgcgcgcAGGGCTCGAGTACAAAAGTGCGGGCAACGCTGCGTATGTTCGGGGCGAGACAAGCAGTGCACTGGCATCGTACCACCATGCGGTGCTGTACCTGTGCGCCCCGGAATCGCGCCGGATTCTGGATGTGTTTAGTGCAAACTCGCTACCCGATCGAGCACAACCGGTGTCTTGTGATGTAGACCAGCGTGTCGATGACGCACAAGACGTGGCAAGCCAGAGTCAAACGCAGCTCTCGCTCGTATACAGCAACATGTCGGCGTGCTATCTGAAGCAGAACAAGTACCAGCGAGCGATTCAGACGGCTGACAAGGCGCTCCAGTGCAACGCGCACAACGTCAAGGCCATCTTTCGAAAAGCAAACGCTCTCCGACTCGACAACCAGCTGTATTCAGCCGAACGCTTCCTCTCGGAATCCATCCTCACGCTCAGAGCCAACAACACAGATGCACAGCTCCTACATCCTTTGCacgccgagctcaacgccGTCCAGCGCGCGATAGCCGACAAACACGCGCTCGCAAGCAACAAGTGGAAGGGCTTCCTCAACAAACACCCGTCTGTGCTACACGAGTCGCACTCAGCATCGTCCATGTGATCCTTCGCGTGCACACACCAGACGCATGCATCTTGATCACCTCACCTCTTCTCAGCTCCACCGTGTGCACCAATTCAATCCAAtccaatcgtcaatcgcgaatcgcgaatcgcagcagcgtcaaTCTCACGTCTGTGCGTGTGTACCATGttgatttcgtgatttgtgattcgtgattccgaCTGAGCGCTTCGCCACGCACGCTGAGACtcacgagtcacagtcacgagtcatgagtcaGGGTCCAGCTCATGTGTGCGTTACTGTACGCCGAGATCCGAAGTTTTCGCCGGGTTGAGTGAAAACTCACGCGCGAGACTTTTTATTgagattcatgattttcCGGTTGGACACTCACATCGATCGCACCATATCCTCGATACGCCGTGGTTGCTGTGGTTGCTGTCGTTGTCACCACTGTGCAACGCGTGTACAACGCAATCGGCGTGCGGTACCGAATACGCGAATGACAAACATGGTCAACAAGTCTTCAGCTGCACCTCAAGCACGTGCTAGTCGCAGTGCCAAGAGcaacgagatcgacgataTCTTTGGTGCATCTTCAACCAGTGACAAGCGCACTGAACGCGGTACGGCGAATCCAGCGGATAGCGCTAGGAAAAAGCGCAAGTGCTCGCCTACCACCACATCCACCACTCATACCAACAAGAACAAACCGCAGCCTCGCAAGCACATCGAGCTGGTCACCGATCAATCCACGTCCACGCCGTCAACCCGATCCAAGAAGCTAAAGACCACAAGTGAGCTCTCGCAATTCACCGACAGCCGTGGCTCATCGTCGACGCGCAAACGCACCGAAGAAGGCTACAAGATCTACACTGCCCAAGAACTCGGCCTGAGCAACAACGGCGGTGATACCATCCACTGCCCCTTCGATTGCCAGTGCTGTACGTATCCTCCGCCCTTCGTCTCCCTATCCTTATCCATGATCACCGCCGTTATAACTGACACTCCCCCTGCCCCCTCCCAACTCCTACAACAGGCTTCTGATCTACCATCCGCACTTGCTCTCCGCACGCCTTCGAGCACAACGTCCCCCGCACTTACCAATCGCCAGTCTCACATCCCGCACTACCCCGCACCGTGCCACGCTCGCCTCGGCACAGCCACGTTCGATCTAGGCACGCTCGATCTAGGCACGCGCGATCTGGAACGAGCCCGCAACTCTGCCATGCCAGCCTCTATTGCTTAGCGTCCTCGCTCTCTTGTAGCCCTTCCACATCGTGCAACGCCGTGGCTCTGCCGATGCCCATCCCCACCCTCACCAACGTCTCGATCGCCGCGCGGCTATTGTCCACCAGATCCCTATCCCATGCCACCCTCCCACGCTCAAACACCAGCACGATCGTGCTGCCTCCGAACTTGAAATACCCAAACTCGTCGCCCCGTCTCACGTGCTGCCCCTCGTTGACGGTCAACACGGTACTTCCCACCATCATTGCGCCGATGCAGACCGCGTAGAATGTTCCGAACTGCGCAGAGTGGAACGGCACCACCACGCGGATGTTTTCCCCGTACACGTCGATCGCCGATCGGATCGCCATCGGGTTGACGGTGTAGTACTGGCCTGCGATCCACGTGAACTTGCCCACGGTGGCGTCCGCCGGACAGTGGAAGCGATGGTAGTCCTGCGGTGCCAACCTGAAGATCGCGAGCGCTCCACCGTTCTGGTACACATCCATGTCGCTCACGCCTTTGCTGGCATCGCCCAGCAGCCGCGATACGCTAAAATCACGGCCCTTGATCCAGATGCGTGTAGCCTCGGAAATGCTTTCAAACGCCATCATACGGCAATCGGCTCCACTGACGAGCCGTCGCGCATTGTCCGCTTCCTCGTTCGGCCTCGCATCcggcttgagcttgcggTAGAAAAACTCGTTGAACGTCTTGAAGCTCTCGAGCGTATCTCGAATTTCGTCCGTGTTCAGATGGTGAAATGCGATAAACGTCGGGATCTCTCTTGCGCTCGCAGGGCTGTCGAACTTGACACCCTGCTTGATCGACATGTTTTTCAACATCTTTTTCACCCTTGCACCTTCCATGCGCGACCTGGCGCCCTGATACAGCAATCGAATCCCGAGTCGCACGTACACCTGCATCTTCTCCTCCATCAGCTCGCCCGTGCGTCGGTCCTGGACGATGATATTCGCCGAATTCGCCCCGAGCGAGTAGTTGCCCTGAGAAATCTTGTTGACCACTTTCGTGTACCATTTGCGATGTGCCTGCGAGGCGGTCACGTAGTTGCGCACCGTGAGCGATTCCACCCTTCGCCAGTCCTGCGACGCACACACGGCGAGGTGCGTGATGATATCCATTTCGCCCTTCTTTGAGAGCCGCGGCATGTGACATAGCGGACACGATTGCAGTCGCACCACGCGCTCGGGCGTCGAGAGATCGTCGTACGAGGACAAACCCTGGTTGCTCTCAATATGGATGAGCGGAGGAGTgggcgaggaagagagcATGCCAGAGCTCGAGCCGCTGGCGCTGCGCGGCTTGGCCAAGCGCGCCGTGGCTGAGTCGGCAGTCAACTGCGACGAGCGTGCTCCGCTACCGCCGCCGTTCGAGCAAGAATCCGTCGACGACGTCAATGAGAGCGCAGAAAGATCGCGGTCGAGCGTGCGCATCATGCCACCCGAATTCGTCATGGCGCCTCCGGCCGCCGTGTCGTCACTCGTGCTCGAACGTGTCAGAGCGGTTCCAGTGATGATTGGCGTTGCACGCTCGTGCAACCCGGATCCAGCCGAGGGAGCATCGGCTCCACTGAAGTCCATTTCCTGGTTCAAATCCGTGCCAACGTCTCCGACACCGCCCAACAGTGAAGGCGTCTGTGGACCGCTGTTGAAGCTCGACTGGCGCACCGCCTTCCTCTTCAAGTTCCAGGGTTTTTgcacctcggcctcgagcGCCACGATGGTCTCCTCAAACGTcagctcgtcttcttccGGATTCTTGTTGACACCCAAAAAGAAGCtgtcgagcgtcttggtgCTGAGCGTACTTCCCAGACTGTCGAGCATACTCGACAGCTCCAGGCGCGACAAGGTACCGCTGTCGTTGGTGTCAAACTGCTGGGCGAGGTGGTGCCAGAATCGTTGACGAAGTGCATCGTAAGGCGTAAACTTGGCTTGGATCGTCAGGGTTGGCCTTTTGCTTTTGAACTTGACCTCTTCGTCTTTTTCTACTCGAGACAAGGGCAGGACAAACTCTTTCATGGAGCCCGCGATACCTTCGTCGCCCATCTTGTACAAGCCTGTCTCGGCATCCGCTTTCGGAGCGGCGTCCACCAGATCGGCAATGGAGATCTGCGTACCACCGACGTAGTCGTTAGAAGACATGCGGTCCCAGTCGTAGATCATGAATTTCGTCTGGAAGTTGGTCTCGTGTCGACGGACGTGGAAGAGCAGCTTTTCGTTCCATGTCGGGTTGAGTGTGTGCCGAGCCACACGCGTGCGAAAGATCTTTTGACCGAAGCTGATGATGGCGAACGGGTCCATGTCGAAGCCGGTGCGTGTCATGTTGGACCATCGAGGCAGATCGGTGGCACCTTTGACTTCCATcatgacgatgccgatgatgtCCATGCCCATCTCAGCCTTGAAGGCGTACTCGCCTCGTTTGCGTCGACTGTTACCCTGgcctcgacgacgagcaccaCCTTGTCGTTTGGAGCGACGAGAATCGCTTGTTTGCGAGTCATCTCCGGGGGCAGCGTTCGGTTTGAGCCGCCTCACACGGGGCAAGCGTCGTTTTGTGCGTGGCTTTGTACCGGTAGCTGAGGCCGATTCGATAGGCGCGGCGGCTTGCGAGGCGTCAAAGTCGGAAGCGGGGGCGGGGGCGGTAGAATCAATGGGCGTAGCAGCGCCTGAAGTTGAGGTGGACTTGGGACTCTTGTTGCGAGAGAATATGCGTCGGTACTTGCCTGGAGTAGTCTGGGACTGTGGCGGTGGAGTGAGCAgtgctgctgatggcgaggctgaggctgtcGAGGACTgtgttgcagcagcaggcgccCCGGCAATGGACTGATAATGCTGATCGTAGacggcttcgtcgtccgactcgAATTCCAGGCCATCATTGAGATCGCTAGGACCCCCATCAGAGACACCCagatcatcgtcatcgtcgtcatcatcatcatcttcttctccttcttcttcgtcgtcgtcatcatcatcatcgtcatcgccatcgtcatcatcatcatcgtcgtcgtcgtcctcatcatcttcgtcgtcgctgtcgctgctgaggCCATCATCGAGAAACGCCTCTGTTGCGCCAGTGGTGCCGACCGACTGAGAAGCAGGGATAGCTCGCACCGCAGCGCCTTGTGTACCAAGCGCCGCCAAGACGAGACGGTTGTagagctcgtcgacgctccAGGACTGCGGACcggtggcagcggtggGGGAAGCCGGGACGAAACCGATCTTGACCTGCAGCTCGCCACTGATCTTTGCGTGGGGGTGGGAAGATTCCAGGGGCAGCCAAAGAGGCTGTGCTTTACTCCACTCGGCAAACCCATCTTTGCACCACGAGCTGACAGGAAGCGAACACTCGCCCATGTAGTCGTCTCCGGAAAAACGGTCCTTGTCCCAGATGACGAAttcgagcgacgagacgatACCGTTGGAGGCGTCGAGTTGGATGGAGCCACGTGTCGGTTTGGCGGCGTCGTGAAGAGCGGCGGTGGAGTTGGAAAGAGGATCTGTAGAAGGACGAAGTCGTCGACGAAGGAGCATGGGGCGTGGCATCTGCCTGCCAACGACACGGGCGCCGGCGGCCCCTAGCTTGACAGGAGCGACAAAGATCTTGGATGCAGCGCCCGAAATCTTTTTAGTCGAGGCAGAACGGAGACCGAGGCGAGGGCGAGGCTTTGTGGTGGGGTTGGTAGTAGTAGttgtagcagcagcagcagcagccgaagcggcggcggcatGTGGTGAGAGGGGGCTGGCATCGGTGA encodes the following:
- a CDS encoding putative ATP-binding multidrug cassette transport protein yields the protein MAAVGPTALGNASGADSYIASQQTVHRDETLPHTAAQSETNSAEASSDHHVDVGSAERQFNELSRQLSSKYAKDSDVEKHQPFDLRNWLSGTLEQADQMGNKRKSLGVSWSDLRVIGTASRDFNVPTIPSMALFEIIGPIFSILKLFGIDPAKSKTRDLLQAFDGCAKPGEMVLVIGRPNSGCSTFLKTIANKRNGFIDTKGQVLYGGIGADEMAKRYLGEVVYSEEDDQHHATLTVARTIDFALRLKAHAKMLPDHTKKTYRKMIRDTFLKMVNIEHTKHTLVGSATVRGVSGGERKRVSILEGLASGASVFSWDNSTRGLDASTALDYVKSMRVLTDLLEATMFVSLYQASEGIWEQFDKVLVIDQGRCVYFGPRTEARQYFIDLGFADRPRQTSADYITGCTDKYERIFQDGRDESNVPSTPEALEAAYRASRFYTQAIQEREAFNQIATADAKATHDFRQAVVDAKHRGVRTKSQYTVSYFAQVQALWLRQMQMILGDKFDIFMSYVTAIVVALLSGGIFFNLPTTSAGVFTRGGCLFILLLFNSLSAFAELPTQMMGRPILARQTSFAFYRPSALTLAQLLADLPFGVPRATLFVIILYFMAGLDRSASAFFTAWFIVLIAYYAFRALFSFFGAITTNFYSAARLAAIVMSMLVLWAGYVIPQAAMRRWLFWISYINPVFYAFEALMINEFKRITFTCEGAQIIPSGPGYPTQLTANQICTLAGATPGSDQIAGIAYLTASFGYQESHLWRNVGILIAFLVGFVAITALVVEKMDQGAFASALVVKKPPSKQEKELNQKLQDRRSGATEKTEAKLEVYGQAFTWSNLEYTVPVQGGQRKLLDKVFGYVKPGQMTALMGSSGAGKTTLLDVLADRKTTGVIGGERLIEGKPINVSFQRQCGYAEQQDIHEPMCSVREALRFSAYLRQSHDIAQADKDQYVEDIIELLEMHDIADAIIGYPGFGLGVGDRKRVTIGVELAAKPSMLLFLDEPTSGLDGQSAFTICRLLRKLADNGQTILCTIHQPSALLFETFDRLLLLERGGKTVYSGPIGKDGRHVIEYFAARGAQCPPGVNPAEYMLDAIGAGSQPRVGERDWADWYLESDYHQDNLRMIEQINRDGAAKPKSEERQSEYAAPWLYQFKVVLRRTMLSTWRQPSYQYTRFFQHLAFALLTGLLFLQLGNNVAALQYRLFVIFMLAIIPAIIMAQIMPFWIMSRSIWIREETSKTFAGTVFAATQLISEVPYALVCGTVFFVLIYYLTGFNTDSNRAAYFWVMTFLLEMFAISIGTMIASFSKSAYFASLFVPFLTIVLNLTCGILSPPQSMSSSLYSKFLYNVNPIRFTISPLIANELYGLDVHCAANEYSHFNPPANQTCQQWAGMYIARIGGYLANPQATSDCMYCTYLNGQQFYTPFGISFSERARDAGILIGFIAFNCIATIVFTKLFRFSNR